AAGGTGAACAGGCCGCGTCCGGCGCCCCGTTCACCGCCTAGGCCGGAGTCTGCCAGCAGCGCCAGCGCCGCATCGAAGCGCTGCGTGAGCTGGTCGCCATGTGCCGGGTTAAAGACCGCAGCGAACCAGAGGCCAGCGCCCTGGGCGTAGTGCACCTCACCAAAATGCCAGATGGCCGAGGCGTTGCTGATGCGGTCCAGGGTCACGCGCGGCACGGTAGCCGTGCGCCAGAGGACTGCCTGGTCGCCTGCCGGCTCAACAAAAGCCGCCAGCTTTTGCATTTCCCCTTCGGAAACCCAGGCCACTCCGCCGTTGATGCAGCTCTTCGGCGAGAACCGCACTGGCTCGCCACGCGCCAGGGCAGCCAGCACCTCCCGCGACACGAATCGCACCCGCTTGAAGCTCTTCTCGTCGCCGCTGGAGAGAAGCAGATTGCGGAGCCTGCCCACCGGTTTGGGGAACAGCAGCACCTCTCCCGCGAAGGGGAACGCGGAGGTGAGGTGGAAGGGGTGTTCTTCTTCTGTGCCGGAGAACCAGTCCAGAAGCTCGCGCTCTAAGGCCTCGGCGCCGAAAAGGACACGCCAGGAGGTGCAGAGGGCCGAGAAAAGGGTATCGGCCGGCACGTGCAGGCGCGTCTCCTCGAGCGCCACGCCCCGTTCGCCGATGTGCAGGGGCGCGCGGAATGAGAGCCGGTAGATCGTTGCGGTGGGCATGGTCATGCCCCCTGGCCGCCGGAGAGCGCCTGGCGGATTTTGCCCTCGTAGTCAGCTGGGTCCAGCTGCCTCAGGTTCCCCGCCTTCCCCAGAAGCTCCTTTTCGGCGGTGCCTTCGTAGTATGCGCGCGGCTTGAACGTCACCTCGAGGTCAGTGAAGTTGACCTTCCCCGCGCCGCGCGAGCCGTAGCCGCCGAGATAGTCGTCTTCCAGCAACTCCATCGCCTTAAACACGTACTTGAGCCAGGCGATGTCCTGTTCACTCCCCGTGCCGTCGAGGTCGTACAGCGAGTACACCAGTTCCAAGGGCGAGAACACAGCGCCGGCTGGTACGCGTTCATTCTGCCGAGGGACCGCGGCCGCGGTGACGCGATCGATTGCCGCTTCCCATTTTACCTCGGTGAAAGGTAATTCTGTCTTTGCTTCGCGCAAGGCCCTGTTGGGATCCTCGGCGCCCGGCCCTTCTGGCTTAGCCAGCATCACGTCCCGTACCAGCAGGCGGGCCGGCTTAATGGTAGTCCACTCCCGCCGCTCCTTATCTCCGGGGGTAAGCCCGAAGATCTGGCACGCTGCACACTCGGCGTACTCTTTCGGGCTCACGCACTGGTGGACGCGCACTACCGGCTCGCGCCTCTGAATGAAAGTATTGGCCTCTTTGCCGAGATGGCGTTCCAGGAGGCTGCGCATCTTGCCGCGGAGGGACGAACCGGGGATGTAAGGCTCCCGCGTGACCGGGTGTCTGATAATGGGGTTATCGATGCCGCCTATATCGAGACCCGCGGCGGCCCCACCTATGTGGAGCCCCGTAATCAGAGTCAGCTTTCCGGTGATAATCACCTTGCCACGAAGAATGATTGTCTGGGCTGTCTGTTCCATTGTCTTCTCCTCCCCAGCTCCGTTACTTGCCACCTTCGGCGAGGTGGTAGGCCAAGATTGCCTCGAACAGGTCTACGAATCGGCTGAATCTTGCTGCGTCCTCCCCGACCGCGTCTACGCCCCAGGAAAGCACAGCGGCAAGCTGGTGTGCCCCATCAGCCTTTCCTCGCTCACCTTTTGCCGCCCTGGCGGCCGCGTAGGCCAGTTTGGGCTTGAGCAGAGCCAGCTCGTGCGCGACGAACCCGGCTATCTCCATGCGCTTGACCAACCCGTAGGCGTTGCGAATCTGGGAGGTCGTCAGGCCGTTTTTCTTCACCATGCTCCCGACTTTTTGTGCCAGCTCTACTAGCACCTTCCCGCCCTGGCCGATCGCCCTCGCCACGGCATCAGCCGTCACCTGTTTTTCCTGAAGCTCCTGCTCCCAGTCTTTTTGTCTCTCAGACTGCGACCAGCGTTTTTCATTCATGGCCTATTCCTCCCTTGTGAGTAACTCCGTCCACCGTGCCAGCACAGCGAGGAGCGGAATGAGGCTGTCCTGTTGCCGGATGATGGCCTGCTGCAACTCGGTCAGCTCCTCCTTGTGCTCCTCCTGTCTTGCCCGAAAACGTCCCAGGTGGTAAACCAACTGCCACATCCATTTGGCGTACATCACCTCCTCATTGAGCTGTTCCTCGCTTATCTCCCCCGCTCGTTGTCGGGCTCGCTGAAGTCGCGCGTTCGCCTCGTACAGGTGGGCGATCTCGGCCAGGCGCGTGACCAGGGCTCGCGGCACTGCCTTTTTGCCGTCTCCGCGCAGCATTTGCACCACGGTGTCCTTCCACTCCGCGGCGCGGGTCAGCTCTTCCCACCCCATGGCCTTGCCCATGAAGCCTATGGCGTCCTTTTTCACCGCGCGGCCGTTGAGCTTCCTGGAGTATCTCTTGGCGAGCCCATCCAGCGCCTCTTTGGCTGCCTCGGCCAGCTGGTAGAGCGGGAACTTTTGGTGTTCCACCGCGATGCCCGCCGAGAGCGTGATATGGTCTCCTCCGACCAGCCGGCGAAAGTCATCCCGCACTTGGGCAGCTACCTCCGGCAGTACGCTCCATGCTCCCACGGCGAAGAGGTCGTCGCCCCCTGCGTAGATGAGGTAGACCGCATCGTGGGCCTTCTCGCCGTTGCTCCCGGAGGCCACTGGGTTATAGCTTCGGAACAGCGTGGGTACCCATCCCTCAAAGAAGAGTCGTAGAGTTTCACTCAGGGTGCACAGGCGCGACAGGCTGGCGTGTTCGGCTAACCCGCTGCGAAACACGGAGCCCAGGTCATCCACGTCCATGCGCAAGACGCCCAGCCACTTGACGCCCTCCGAGGCCTGAGCCAGGTCGGCGAATTCGGCCACCTTGAGGGAGCCTTGCGCATCGCGGACCGCGGGCGTGGCATCAGCAAGCAGGCGAAAGTCGTAGGCCATCGGCAGGTCCCCGAAGAGCCTCTCAGCGTCGGTCTTACTCTGTAAGAACTCCGTGGAGTCGAAGCGGTAGAACACCCCACTCGTAGCCGCTCCCTGGGGAGGGACTAACTCGCCCGCGGCAGCCACCACCTGGGGGCAGCGTCCGAACGCTGCGAGCACTTCGTCCCAGGTTGGGCGATCGGGGAGTTCGCGCTCAGGCATCGAAAGAAGGAGCATCGCCGAGGGCTGGCGCAGTTTCCGGCCCAGTTCCTCGAACGACTCACAGCGCCGGCACTTGCGCACACCATTGACGAGCATGTCAACACTGGGTTCCCACTGCCCATGGCAGACCTGGCAGACCTCCTCCTCGGTGGTGCCGAGCTGACGGGGCCGGAAAAGCACCTCGCTCATCCACGTCGTCCCAGGTTGGCCCCACTTGCGCTGCTTCGCTGCATTGACGCGCTCGGAAACTTCGCTCCATTTTTCCGAAAAGGCATGGCCTCCCTGCTCTGCCTCAAGAAAGTCGCACAAGGCGACGGGGACATAATCCATAAGCAGGCAGAGATCGCCCTGGTGGGCACGCCAGAGCTTCTCGGTGACCTCCTTGTCCAGTTGCGGAAAGAGTTCCTGGGTTTGCCTGAACGGGAGCAACAGATAAAAGTGGCCCCCACCGGCGAAGAGAAGGTTGGTGAGGGGTAGGCCGAGCCTCTCCAACACCCAGCCGGCCACCGTCTCTGTGAGGAGCTGG
This genomic window from candidate division KSB1 bacterium contains:
- the csm4 gene encoding type III-A CRISPR-associated RAMP protein Csm4, whose translation is MPTATIYRLSFRAPLHIGERGVALEETRLHVPADTLFSALCTSWRVLFGAEALERELLDWFSGTEEEHPFHLTSAFPFAGEVLLFPKPVGRLRNLLLSSGDEKSFKRVRFVSREVLAALARGEPVRFSPKSCINGGVAWVSEGEMQKLAAFVEPAGDQAVLWRTATVPRVTLDRISNASAIWHFGEVHYAQGAGLWFAAVFNPAHGDQLTQRFDAALALLADSGLGGERGAGRGLFTFTKSEGDLPGVEDAPYFVTLAPFCPKDASQLAALTADRPAYELIARRGWVTSPEGSNLRRKTVWMFAEGSTFSAATTLPGCLVDVTPEPCPHKVWRYGYAFPLGVNMP
- the csm3 gene encoding type III-A CRISPR-associated RAMP protein Csm3; the protein is MEQTAQTIILRGKVIITGKLTLITGLHIGGAAAGLDIGGIDNPIIRHPVTREPYIPGSSLRGKMRSLLERHLGKEANTFIQRREPVVRVHQCVSPKEYAECAACQIFGLTPGDKERREWTTIKPARLLVRDVMLAKPEGPGAEDPNRALREAKTELPFTEVKWEAAIDRVTAAAVPRQNERVPAGAVFSPLELVYSLYDLDGTGSEQDIAWLKYVFKAMELLEDDYLGGYGSRGAGKVNFTDLEVTFKPRAYYEGTAEKELLGKAGNLRQLDPADYEGKIRQALSGGQGA
- the csm2 gene encoding type III-A CRISPR-associated protein Csm2, which translates into the protein MNEKRWSQSERQKDWEQELQEKQVTADAVARAIGQGGKVLVELAQKVGSMVKKNGLTTSQIRNAYGLVKRMEIAGFVAHELALLKPKLAYAAARAAKGERGKADGAHQLAAVLSWGVDAVGEDAARFSRFVDLFEAILAYHLAEGGK
- the cas10 gene encoding type III-A CRISPR-associated protein Cas10/Csm1 is translated as MVTEEHTLWLAALLHDIGKFAQRASDQGRGASHAEFGRRFVEEMFAGYFAPCGDYLAHAVAHHHTGSPQRDIEKLVMLADCLSASEREEEERHQEAPSWAPMVSMFSRPPLAPEGTTELRFALGPLNWADELTFFPRKDVQVGPPDYAVLWEHFVAEFRTLAGERGYHPHDLTTILALLRKYTSRMPSATPWGKGETRTVPDVSLYDHLKSTAAIAACLYRELGPDSYDVLLKALRAASPGQEDLQLEVCALLKGDISGTQDFLYLMSSSGASRGLRGRSFYLQLLTETVAGWVLERLGLPLTNLLFAGGGHFYLLLPFRQTQELFPQLDKEVTEKLWRAHQGDLCLLMDYVPVALCDFLEAEQGGHAFSEKWSEVSERVNAAKQRKWGQPGTTWMSEVLFRPRQLGTTEEEVCQVCHGQWEPSVDMLVNGVRKCRRCESFEELGRKLRQPSAMLLLSMPERELPDRPTWDEVLAAFGRCPQVVAAAGELVPPQGAATSGVFYRFDSTEFLQSKTDAERLFGDLPMAYDFRLLADATPAVRDAQGSLKVAEFADLAQASEGVKWLGVLRMDVDDLGSVFRSGLAEHASLSRLCTLSETLRLFFEGWVPTLFRSYNPVASGSNGEKAHDAVYLIYAGGDDLFAVGAWSVLPEVAAQVRDDFRRLVGGDHITLSAGIAVEHQKFPLYQLAEAAKEALDGLAKRYSRKLNGRAVKKDAIGFMGKAMGWEELTRAAEWKDTVVQMLRGDGKKAVPRALVTRLAEIAHLYEANARLQRARQRAGEISEEQLNEEVMYAKWMWQLVYHLGRFRARQEEHKEELTELQQAIIRQQDSLIPLLAVLARWTELLTREE